A window of the Cicer arietinum cultivar CDC Frontier isolate Library 1 chromosome 6, Cicar.CDCFrontier_v2.0, whole genome shotgun sequence genome harbors these coding sequences:
- the LOC101507520 gene encoding LOW QUALITY PROTEIN: lipase-like PAD4 (The sequence of the model RefSeq protein was modified relative to this genomic sequence to represent the inferred CDS: deleted 1 base in 1 codon), translating to MAANEASPFESSEMLATFLISTPLLPESWRLCSKANASAASLRSFVVEXXXXXXXXVYVAFSGVQMAGGSDPSWSKMVALESIGGVPLFSSGRNKEAVMVHAGMLNLFSSLFNSIQNQVLGILKNTETKSIVITGHSIGGATASLCTLWLLSYLQSISSSLSVMCITFGSPLLGNESFSQAISKQKWGGNFCHVVSKHDIMPRLLFALLTPLTSQLNYLLQFWHLSMTSPEFGKLVVQVTEKEKAELFIAVLDCLEAATQIGGGDSSVPNLFHPFGNYFFVSEEGALCVDAPVTIIKMMHLMLSTSSPSCSIEDHLKYGEYVNRLSMQMLNQKNFMLRKIPNSSYEAGLELAIQSSGLANQESAAIPAKEGLKSARRMGPSPVLNAASLALTLAKVLPYRAQIEWYKSWCDKQDDEMGYYDSFKTRGSSRRDMKVNINRHKLARFWNNVIDMLEKNELPHDFDQRAKWVNTSQFYKLLVEPLDIAEYYGKGLHREKGHYIQHGRERRYEFFDRWWKNRKVTSDEEKKERSMFASLTQDSCFWAKVEEARDWLNNMRSERDTNKLDMLWKKIENFEKYAIELVESKEVSFDVLAKNSSYSIWVEDLKELKEMRARVQRFPQQFTRFLDGEVVP from the exons ATGGCGGCTAACGAAGCTTCACC ATTTGAGAGCAGCGAGATGTTGGCAACGTTCTTGATTTCTACACCTCTCTTGCCGGAATCGTGGAGGCTGTGCAGTAAGGCAAACGCCTCCGCCGCTTCCCTCCGCAGTTTTGTGGTGGAG NNNNNNNNNNNNNNNNNNNNNNNCGTGTATGTAGCTTTCTCCGGCGTTCAAATGGCCGGCGGGTCGGATCCAAGTTGGAGTAAGATGGTGGCGTTGGAAAGCATAGGTGGTGTGCCGTTGTTTTCGTCGGGTCGGAATAAGGAAGCGGTGATGGTTCACGCCGGGATGCTCAATCTCTTTTCTTCCCTTTTCAATTCTATCCAAAACCAG GTGTTGGGAATATTGAAAAACACAGAAACCAAATCAATTGTGATCACTGGCCATTCCATTGGAGGAGCTACAGCTTCTCTATGCACTCTTTGGCTTCTATCTTACCTTCAATCCATCTCTTCATCATTATCAGTCATGTGCATCACTTTTGGTTCACCATTACTTGGAAATGAATCATTTTCACAAGCCATTTCCAAACAAAAATGGGGTGGAAATTTCTGTCATGTTGTATCAAAGCATGACATAATGCCAAGATTGCTATTTGCACTCCTTACACCCCTCACTTCTCAGCTAAATTATTTGCTTCAGTTTTGGCACCTTTCCATGACTTCACCAGAATTTGGGAAACTTGTGGTGCAAGTAACTGAAAAAGAGAAAGCTGAGTTGTTCATTGCTGTATTGGATTGTTTGGAAGCTGCAACACAAATTGGAGGAGGAGATTCCTCAGTGCCAAATTTGTTTCATCCTTTTGGAAACTACTTTTTTGTTTCAGAAGAAGGAGCTTTATGTGTTGATGCTCCAGTTACAATCataaagatgatgcatttgatgcTTTCAACTAGTTCTCCATCTTGTAGTATTGAAGATCATCTTAAGTATGGCGAATATGTTAACAGATTGTCAATGCAAATGTTGAATCAGAAAAACTTCATGCTGAGGAAGATTCCTAACTCAAGCTATGAGGCAGGGCTTGAATTGGCTATCCAATCTTCTGGCTTAGCAAACCAG GAATCTGCAGCCATACCAGCCAAAGAAGGTCTGAAATCAGCAAGGAGAATGGGACCTTCACCAGTTCTGAATGCAGCTAGCCTAGCACTAACCTTAGCCAAGGTTTTACCTTATAGAGCTCAAATAGAATGGTACAAATCATGGTGTGATAAACAAGATGATGAAATGGGTTATTATGACTCATTCAAAACAAGAGGCTCTTCTAGAAGAGACATGAAAGTCAACATCAACCGTCACAAACTTGCAAGATTTTGGAACAATGTGATTGACATGTTAGAAAAAAATGAACTTCCTCATGACTTTGACCAAAGAGCCAAATGGGTCAACACTTCACAATTCTATAAACTATTGGTTGAGCCACTTGATATAGCTGAATATTATGGAAAAGGGTTGCATAGAGAAAAGGGTCATTATATACAACATGGTAGAGAAAGAAGGTATGAGTTTTTTGATAGGTGGTGGAAGAATAGAAAAGTTACTAGtgatgaagaaaaaaaggaGAGAAGCATGTTTGCAAGTTTGACACAAGATTCGTGCTTTTGGGCTAAAGTTGAAGAAGCAAGGGATTGGTTGAATAATATGAGAAGTGAAAGAGACACTAATAAGTTGGATATGTTgtggaaaaaaattgaaaattttgagaaGTATGCTATTGAACTTGTTGAGAGCAAAGAAGTGTCTTTTGATGTTCTTGCTAAGAATTCAAGTTATAGTATTTGGGTGGAAGATTTAAAAGAATTGAAAGAAATGAGAGCAAGAGTGCAGAGGTTTCCTCAACAGTTTACACGTTTTCTTGATGGAGAAGTTGTTCCTTAG
- the LOC101507833 gene encoding F-box protein At5g39450-like, with protein MPGFVSVIGCRIIPQEIPPLGIQHGPILWSCVFEIICDFDGSTMFFLHGREESGIECVYHGSLKCVNRFCNLLLLEVESMKKDNEAMVPFSKLGFRDRKKLLEVTTSQVRLEVPDVEIRSLFPRSRDDFANFEEDLVLLKERREFLIQMTQMNKLDSIHIENKENSQREVVGSMQLLEVDDISTKSRDYSKAFSFPPHNENGHTQCIKRKSIGGYFWSSFKHIIGISSSIDDNVVNIDQQHNMVMETRHDRRTSTIDCSIVNNDQQHNTIVGTRSHQRFDQKHNTIEETRDDRTSTIDCSVVNIDHQHSTNHEKKHARIQEFLRSSDSLRLTLRALNAKLSSFRGWPNMNKNWFALYKMPLQVPTKNQDYAGLWGGTFGWHHKKPSTNKPKMALFFLMLSYEESKGQKLLIGTKILEGTNYALHPNGSSMFIVNINEPSCDPFPWNNDRDSLSLNAEHAFLGEGIANGYGFKYPGSKPGSLFVFQNGTIAFVWKESRDVLTLQRVNLQELLKKGERIASLPPINNFSYLMKSNLNVFTSFSSTSIWSSSPKFGLP; from the coding sequence ATGCCAGGTTTTGTTTCGGTTATCGGGTGTCGAATAATTCCTCAAGAGATTCCTCCATTGGGGATTCAACATGGTCCTATTCTTTGGTCATGTGTGTTTgaaattatttgtgattttgatgGTTCAACTATGTTTTTTCTTCATGGGAGGGAGGAAAGTGGAATAGAATGTGTTTATCATGGATCATTAAAATGTGTTAAtagattttgtaatttattgTTGCTTGAGGTTGAATCTATGAAAAAAGATAATGAGGCAATGGTTCCATTTAGCAAATTAGGTTTTAGGGATAGAAAAAAGTTGCTTGAGGTAACTACTAGTCAAGTAAGATTAGAGGTTCCTGATGTGGAAATTAGATCATTGTTTCCTAGATCAAGAGATGATTTTGCGAATTTTGAGGAAGATTTGGTGCTCTTGAAGGAAAGAAGAGAATTCCTTATTcagatgacacaaatgaataagCTTGATAGTATTCACATTGAAAATAAGGAAAATTCTCAAAGGGAAGTTGTTGGTTCAATGCAATTATTAGAGGTTGATGACATATCAACAAAGAGTCGTGATTATTCAAAGGCTTTCTCTTTTCCTCCACACAATGAGAATGGTCACACACAGTGCATCAAAAGAAAAAGTATTGGTGGATATTTTTGGAGTAGCTTTAAACATATCATTGGAATATCTAGTTCAATTGATGACAATGTTGTCAATATTGATCAACAACATAACATGGTCATGGAAACAAGACACGATCGAAGAACTAGTACAATCGATTGTAGCATTGTCAATAATGATCAACAACACAACACGATCGTGGGAACAAGAAGCCATCAAAGGTTTGATCAGAAGCATAACACGATTGAGGAAACAAGAGACGATCGAACTAGTACAATTGATTGCAGTGTTGTCAATATTGATCACCAACACAGCACAAACCATGAGAAAAAGCATGCAAGGATTCAAGAGTTTCTCAGATCAAGTGACTCACTAAGGCTAACATTAAGGGCCTTAAATGCAAAGTTATCTTCTTTTCGAGGATGGCCAAATATGAACAAAAATTGGTTTGCACTTTACAAGATGCCATTGCAAGTTCCAACAAAAAATCAAGACTATGCTGGTTTATGGGGAGGAACTTTTGGTTGGCATCATAAAAAACCTTCTACAAACAAGCCTAAAATGGCTCTATTTTTTCTTATGCTCTCTTATGAAGAATCCAAGGGACAAAAACTTCTCATTGGAACAAAAATATTGGAAGGAACTAACTATGCATTGCATCCTAATGGTTCATCAATGTTTATAGTGAATATCAACGAGCCTTCATGTGATCCATTTCCTTGGAACAATGATAGGGACTCATTATCACTGAATGCTGAACATGCTTTTTTAGGTGAGGGTATTGCAAATGGTTATGGATTCAAATACCCTGGATCAAAGCCTGGTTCACTATTTGTATTTCAAAATGGTACTATTGCCTTTGTTTGGAAGGAGTCAAGGGATGTTTTGACCCTGCAAAGAGTTAACTTGCAAGAACTTTTGAAGAAAGGAGAAAGGATAGCTTCTTTGCCTCCTATTaacaatttttcatatttgatGAAGTCCAACTTAAATGTGTTTACAAGCTTTTCTAGCACTTCCATTTGGTCTTCTTCACCAAAGTTTGGCTTACCATGA